The Papaver somniferum cultivar HN1 chromosome 3, ASM357369v1, whole genome shotgun sequence genome includes a region encoding these proteins:
- the LOC113355504 gene encoding protein EIN4-like isoform X2 — protein MKKAVLITMLKRLVVSGLLVFDQFVSVSAAENGFPNCNCDEEEGYWWSVETILQCQKVSDFLIATAYFSIPIELLYFLSCANVPFKWVLFQFIAFIVLCGMTHLLNAWTYSVHPFQLMLALTVFKFLTALVSCATAITLVTLIPLLLKVKVREVFLKKKAWELDREVGMMKKQKEAGWHVRMLTHEIRNTVLNLTHELNVKKSSKPYSHSIPISDPDVIEIEGSEGAKILRPDSALGLASSSGSDEVGAVAAIRMQMLRVSDFKGGTPELIQACYAILVLVLPGESSRVWSIHELEIVEVVADQVAVALSHAAVLEESQLMREKLVEQNRALLQARKDAMMASQARISFQKVMSKGMRRPMHSISGLLSLIQQGNVGDGRRIVIDTMAKTSSVLSTLINDVMEISATGNGRFALELRKFRLHSMVKEAACLAKCFCVSHDFDFSLDIENSLPDYVLGDEKRIFQVLLHMIGNLLNGWDSGGHVSFQVSSANANHIRRNDQRWTPNSYGGYSSVKFEISINSSNSQDNSMMPVPISNRKHNSDGIESILGFSVCQKLVQMMQGNIRVVPNSRGIPQIMTLILRFHLQPAFGGASMFEPEASVDHPPSNSLFRGLQVILADDDAVNRLVTRKLLEKLGCNVSAVSSGFECLNTLGSTGNFFHIVLLDLHMPEMDGFEVAVRIRKYCSGNKPFIIALTASADENVGEKCLQVGMNGVIRKPVLLKGLADEFRRVLKLSI, from the exons ATGAAAAAAGCAGTACTCATTACAATGTTAAAAAGACTAGTAGTAAGTGGGTTGTTGGTTTTTGATCAATTTGTATCGGTTTCTGCCGCTGAAAATGGATTTCCTAATTGTAATTGCGACGAAGAAGAAGGTTACTGGTGGAGTGTAGAGACCATTTTACAGTGCCAGAAAGTTAGTGACTTTCTAATTGCCACAGCTTATTTTTCGATACCTATTGAACTTCTTTACTTCCTTAGTTGCGCCAATGTTCCTTTCAAATGGGTTCTGTTTCAGTTCATTGCATTTATAGTTCTATGTGGAATGACACATCTACTCAATGCGTGGACTTACAGTGTGCATCCGTTTCAGTTGATGCTCGCATTAACTGTGTTTAAATTTCTCACCGCTCTTGTTTCATGTGCAACTGCGATTACTCTTGTAACTCTCATTCCTCTCCTTCTCAAAGTGAAAGTTAGAGaagtgtttttgaagaaaaaggcGTGGGAGCTGGATAGGGAAGTTGGGATGATGAAGAAGCAGAAAGAAGCAGGTTGGCATGTTCGGATGCTGACCCATGAGATAC GTAACACTGTGTTGAATCTCACTCATGAACTAAATGTGAAGAAATCATCCAAACCATACAGTCATTCAATTCCAATTTCGGATCCAGATGTAATAGAGATTGAGGGGAGTGAAGGAGCCAAGATTCTTAGACCAGATTCTGCATTGGGATTGGCTAGTAGCAGTGGCTCTGATGAAGTAGGTGCTGTAGCTGCTATTAGAATGCAAATGCTGAGAGTTTCGGATTTCAAAGGTGGAACACCAGAGTTGATCCAAGCTTGTTATGCTATTCTCGTTTTGGTTCTTCCTGGTGAAAGTTCTAGAGTTTGGAGCATTCATGAATTGGAAATAGTCGAAGTGGTTGCTGATCAGGTTGCTGTGGCACTATCCCATGCTGCAGTGCTCGAAGAATCTCAGTTGATGAGAGAGAAACTTGTGGAGCAGAACCGGGCTCTCCTACAAGCTAGGAAGGATGCTATGATGGCAAGTCAAGCGAGAATCTCATTTCAGAAGGTGATGAGTAAAGGAATGAGAAGGCCGATGCATTCTATATCAGGCTTGCTTTCTTTGATCCAACAAGGGAATGTAGGAGATGGGCGACGGATTGTTATTGATACAATGGCAAAAACAAGTAGTGTGCTCTCAACACTGATAAATGATGTTATGGAAATTTCTGCAACGGGTAATGGAAGATTTGCATTAGAGCTAAGAAAATTCCGGCTTCATTCCATGGTAAAGGAAGCAGCTTGCTTAGCCAAATGCTTCTGTGTTTCTCATGATTTTGACTTCTCTCTTGATATCGAAAATTCACTGCCTGATTATGTGTTGGGTGATGAAAAGAGGATTTTTCAGGTTTTGCTACATATGATTGGTAATCTTTTGAATGGTTGGGATTCAGGAGGACATGTAAGTTTCCAGGTTTCCTCAGCAAATGCAAATCATATTAGGAGGAATGACCAAAGATGGACACCCAACTCGTATGGGGGATATTCTAGTGTCAAATTTGAGATTTCCATAAACAGCAGTAATTCTCAGGACAATTCGATGATGCCAGTACCAATTTCTAACAGGAAACACAACAGTGACGGAATTGAGAGTATACTTGGTTTCAGTGTCTGTCAAAAGCTCGTACAG ATGATGCAAGGGAACATCAGAGTTGTTCCAAACTCCCGCGGCATTCCTCAAATCATGACCCTGATACTTAGATTTCATCTTCAACCAGCATTCGGAGGAGCTTCTATGTTCGAACCAGAGGCATCAGTGGATCACCCACCTTCAAATTCTCTTTTCAGAGGACTTCAAGTTATATTAGCTGATGACGATGCAGTCAACAGACTTGTTACACGTAAACTGCTTGAAAAACTTGGTTGCAATGTTTCTGCAGTTTCATCTGGATTTGAATGCTTGAATACTCTTGGTTCCACAGGAAACTTTTTTCATATAGTTCTATTAGATCTTCACATGCCAGAAATGGATGGGTTTGAAGTTGCAGTGAGAATACGAAAGTATTGCAGCGGGAATAAGCCATTTATCATAGCTTTGACTGCGAGTGCTGACGAAAATGTAGGCGAGAAATGCTTGCAAGTGGGAATGAATGGTGTAATTAGGAAACCAGTTCTACTAAAGGGGTTGGCTGACGAATTTCGTAGGGTCTTAAAACTTTCAATCTAA
- the LOC113355504 gene encoding protein EIN4-like isoform X1 — protein MKKAVLITMLKRLVVSGLLVFDQFVSVSAAENGFPNCNCDEEEGYWWSVETILQCQKVSDFLIATAYFSIPIELLYFLSCANVPFKWVLFQFIAFIVLCGMTHLLNAWTYSVHPFQLMLALTVFKFLTALVSCATAITLVTLIPLLLKVKVREVFLKKKAWELDREVGMMKKQKEAGWHVRMLTHEIRKSLNRHTILYTTLIELSKTLDLKNCAVWMPNEGNTVLNLTHELNVKKSSKPYSHSIPISDPDVIEIEGSEGAKILRPDSALGLASSSGSDEVGAVAAIRMQMLRVSDFKGGTPELIQACYAILVLVLPGESSRVWSIHELEIVEVVADQVAVALSHAAVLEESQLMREKLVEQNRALLQARKDAMMASQARISFQKVMSKGMRRPMHSISGLLSLIQQGNVGDGRRIVIDTMAKTSSVLSTLINDVMEISATGNGRFALELRKFRLHSMVKEAACLAKCFCVSHDFDFSLDIENSLPDYVLGDEKRIFQVLLHMIGNLLNGWDSGGHVSFQVSSANANHIRRNDQRWTPNSYGGYSSVKFEISINSSNSQDNSMMPVPISNRKHNSDGIESILGFSVCQKLVQMMQGNIRVVPNSRGIPQIMTLILRFHLQPAFGGASMFEPEASVDHPPSNSLFRGLQVILADDDAVNRLVTRKLLEKLGCNVSAVSSGFECLNTLGSTGNFFHIVLLDLHMPEMDGFEVAVRIRKYCSGNKPFIIALTASADENVGEKCLQVGMNGVIRKPVLLKGLADEFRRVLKLSI, from the exons ATGAAAAAAGCAGTACTCATTACAATGTTAAAAAGACTAGTAGTAAGTGGGTTGTTGGTTTTTGATCAATTTGTATCGGTTTCTGCCGCTGAAAATGGATTTCCTAATTGTAATTGCGACGAAGAAGAAGGTTACTGGTGGAGTGTAGAGACCATTTTACAGTGCCAGAAAGTTAGTGACTTTCTAATTGCCACAGCTTATTTTTCGATACCTATTGAACTTCTTTACTTCCTTAGTTGCGCCAATGTTCCTTTCAAATGGGTTCTGTTTCAGTTCATTGCATTTATAGTTCTATGTGGAATGACACATCTACTCAATGCGTGGACTTACAGTGTGCATCCGTTTCAGTTGATGCTCGCATTAACTGTGTTTAAATTTCTCACCGCTCTTGTTTCATGTGCAACTGCGATTACTCTTGTAACTCTCATTCCTCTCCTTCTCAAAGTGAAAGTTAGAGaagtgtttttgaagaaaaaggcGTGGGAGCTGGATAGGGAAGTTGGGATGATGAAGAAGCAGAAAGAAGCAGGTTGGCATGTTCGGATGCTGACCCATGAGATACGTAAGTCTCTAAATAGGCATACTATATTATATACAACTCTGATTGAACTGTCGAAGACGTTAGACCTGAAAAACTGCGCTGTTTGGATGCCTAATGAAGGTAACACTGTGTTGAATCTCACTCATGAACTAAATGTGAAGAAATCATCCAAACCATACAGTCATTCAATTCCAATTTCGGATCCAGATGTAATAGAGATTGAGGGGAGTGAAGGAGCCAAGATTCTTAGACCAGATTCTGCATTGGGATTGGCTAGTAGCAGTGGCTCTGATGAAGTAGGTGCTGTAGCTGCTATTAGAATGCAAATGCTGAGAGTTTCGGATTTCAAAGGTGGAACACCAGAGTTGATCCAAGCTTGTTATGCTATTCTCGTTTTGGTTCTTCCTGGTGAAAGTTCTAGAGTTTGGAGCATTCATGAATTGGAAATAGTCGAAGTGGTTGCTGATCAGGTTGCTGTGGCACTATCCCATGCTGCAGTGCTCGAAGAATCTCAGTTGATGAGAGAGAAACTTGTGGAGCAGAACCGGGCTCTCCTACAAGCTAGGAAGGATGCTATGATGGCAAGTCAAGCGAGAATCTCATTTCAGAAGGTGATGAGTAAAGGAATGAGAAGGCCGATGCATTCTATATCAGGCTTGCTTTCTTTGATCCAACAAGGGAATGTAGGAGATGGGCGACGGATTGTTATTGATACAATGGCAAAAACAAGTAGTGTGCTCTCAACACTGATAAATGATGTTATGGAAATTTCTGCAACGGGTAATGGAAGATTTGCATTAGAGCTAAGAAAATTCCGGCTTCATTCCATGGTAAAGGAAGCAGCTTGCTTAGCCAAATGCTTCTGTGTTTCTCATGATTTTGACTTCTCTCTTGATATCGAAAATTCACTGCCTGATTATGTGTTGGGTGATGAAAAGAGGATTTTTCAGGTTTTGCTACATATGATTGGTAATCTTTTGAATGGTTGGGATTCAGGAGGACATGTAAGTTTCCAGGTTTCCTCAGCAAATGCAAATCATATTAGGAGGAATGACCAAAGATGGACACCCAACTCGTATGGGGGATATTCTAGTGTCAAATTTGAGATTTCCATAAACAGCAGTAATTCTCAGGACAATTCGATGATGCCAGTACCAATTTCTAACAGGAAACACAACAGTGACGGAATTGAGAGTATACTTGGTTTCAGTGTCTGTCAAAAGCTCGTACAG ATGATGCAAGGGAACATCAGAGTTGTTCCAAACTCCCGCGGCATTCCTCAAATCATGACCCTGATACTTAGATTTCATCTTCAACCAGCATTCGGAGGAGCTTCTATGTTCGAACCAGAGGCATCAGTGGATCACCCACCTTCAAATTCTCTTTTCAGAGGACTTCAAGTTATATTAGCTGATGACGATGCAGTCAACAGACTTGTTACACGTAAACTGCTTGAAAAACTTGGTTGCAATGTTTCTGCAGTTTCATCTGGATTTGAATGCTTGAATACTCTTGGTTCCACAGGAAACTTTTTTCATATAGTTCTATTAGATCTTCACATGCCAGAAATGGATGGGTTTGAAGTTGCAGTGAGAATACGAAAGTATTGCAGCGGGAATAAGCCATTTATCATAGCTTTGACTGCGAGTGCTGACGAAAATGTAGGCGAGAAATGCTTGCAAGTGGGAATGAATGGTGTAATTAGGAAACCAGTTCTACTAAAGGGGTTGGCTGACGAATTTCGTAGGGTCTTAAAACTTTCAATCTAA
- the LOC113355505 gene encoding ferrochelatase-2, chloroplastic-like produces MGAVKVLALSLPSPASQWERLSSSNQASTRGVNEGMGCTETRPPSNQASYPIRPLPHPKACITQRSHQYSGDASVRTSLPKSRIVSKNSSRWLQTPSSVSKQPLRNGSFPLRALVTSTTQDASTPLLIGDEKIGVLLLNLGGPETLDDVQPFLYNLFADPDIIRLPRLVRFLQGPLAQFISVLRAPKSKEGYASIGGGSPLRQITDAQAEELRKSLWEKNVPAKVYVGMRYWHPFTEEAIEQIKRDGISKLVVLPLYPQFSISTSGSSLRLLESIFREDEYLVNMQHTVIPSWYQREGYIKAMTNLIEKELKKFNSPEKVMIFFSAHGVPVAYVEEAGDPYKAEMEECVDLIMEELERRKLNNPYTLAYQSRVGPVEWLKPYTDDTIIELGEKGTESLLAVPISFVSEHIETLEEIDVEYRELALKSGIKNWGRVPALDCEPTFIADLADAVIESLPYVGAMAVSNLEARQSLVPLGSVEELLATYDSQRRELPPPVTMWEWGWTKSAETWNGRAAMIAVLVLLVWEVTTGEGFLHQWGILPTITH; encoded by the exons ATGGGAGCTGTGAAGGTTCTTGCACTCTCCCTTCCATCTCCGGCTTCCCAAT GGGAGAGATTATCATCATCCAATCAGGCAAGTACTCGAGGTGTAAATGAGGGGATGGGATGCACAGAAACAAGACCACCTTCAAATCAAGCTTCATATCCAATTAG GCCATTGCCACATCCTAAAGCATGCATCACTCAAAGGTCTCATCAATATAGTGGGGATGCTTCTGTTAGAACAAGTCTACCAAAGAGTCGCATAGTTTCCAAAAATTCATCAAGATGGCTACAAACACCATCTTCAGTTTCAAAGCAACCACTCAGAAATGGGTCTTTTCCCCTAAGAGCATTAGTTACCTCTACAACTCAAGATGCATCTACGCCACTTCTTATTGGTGACGAAAAGATTGGAGTATTGTTGCTGAACCTTGGAGGTCCAGAAACTCTTGACGATGTGCAGCCTTTCTTGTATAATCTTTTTGCTGACCCG GATATTATACGGCTGCCAAGATTGGTCCGTTTTCTTCAAGGTCCCTTGGCACAGTTTATTTCTGTTCTCAGGGCACCAAAGAGCAAAGAAGGTTATGCTTCCATTGGTGGTGGTTCACCTCTTCGCCAGATAACGGATGCACAG GCCGAGGAGTTGAGGAAGTCTCTTTGGGAAAAGAATGTCCCAGCAAAGGTGTATGTTGGAATGCGTTATTGGCATCCTTTTACCGAGGAAGCTATTGAGCAG ATTAAACGGGATGGAATTTCAAAGCTTGTGGTGCTTCCTCTTTATCCACAATTTTCAATATCAACTAGTGGTTCAAGCCTTCGGTTGTTGGAGAGTATTTTTAG AGAAGATGAGTATTTGGTGAACATGCAACACACTGTTATTCCATCATGGTACCAGCGTGAAGGATACATAAAAGCTATGACAAACTTAATTGAAAAGGAGTTAAAAAAATTTAACAGCCCTGAGAAG GTGATGATATTTTTTAGTGCTCATGGGGTGCCAGTTGCATATGTCGAAGAAGCTGGTGACCCCTATAAAGCTGAGATGGAAGAGTGTGTGGATTTGATCATGGAAGAACTAGAAAGACGAAAATTAAATAATCCATATACTCTTGCATATCAG AGTAGAGTTGGACCTGTTGAATGGTTAAAGCCTTACACTGACGACACAATCATAGAGCTCGGTGAAAAGGGCACAGAGAGTCTTCTTGCTGTTCCTATCAG CTTTGTCAGCGAGCACATTGAAACTCTTGAAGAGATCGATGTTGAGTACAGAGAGTTAGCTTTAAAATCTGGTATAAAGAATTGGGGCCGTGTTCCTGCTCTAGATTGTGAGCCGACCTTCATCGCAGACTTGGCAGATGCCGTAATTGAAAGTCTTCCATACGTCGGGGCAATGGCAGTCTCAAATCTGGAAGCTCGACAG TCTCTCGTCCCACTTGGTAGTGTGGAAGAGCTATTGGCAACATATGATTCACAGCGCAGGGAACTACCACCACCAGTGACGATGTGGGAATGGGGTTGGACAAAAAGTGCCGAAACCTGGAATGGCAGAGCAGCAATGATCGCAGTACTTGTTCTATTGGTTTGGGAAGTGACTACAGGAGAGGGGTTTCTGCACCAGTGGGGTATATTACCAACTATAACCCACTGA